In the genome of Cydia strobilella chromosome Z, ilCydStro3.1, whole genome shotgun sequence, one region contains:
- the LOC134754121 gene encoding glycine--tRNA ligase, giving the protein MRNLSSLFHKCSVLSKLLPVVVTPRRLPHQLQQWGSNKIHRKIKIPNPLREIIMADPKIEEILAPLRASVKEQGDLVRKLKEEKAPEIDVKKAVAELKARKKVLEDKELALAPTEESFDRAKMEDLIKRRFFYDQSFAIYGGITGQFDFGPMGCALKSNMIQLWRKYFILHEQMLEVDCSILTPEPVLKASGHVERFADLMTKDVKSGECFRLDHLIKAHLEKIKSEKNTKPELKAEIEDILVKLDGMTADEMAALMKRFEMKSPISGNELTPPIEFNLMFNTQIGPSGLIKGFLRPETAQGIFVNFKRLLEFNQGRLPFAAAQIGNSFRNEISPRSGLLRVREFTMCEIEHFCDSKDHPKFEAVKDTKMLLYSADNQEQGRPAEIVTIGEAVARGMVNNETLGYFMARIHLYLLAVGIDANKLRFRQHMGNEMAHYACDCWDAECLSSYGWIECVGCADRSAYDLTQHTKATGVRLAAEKKLPAPKQIVVVEAVANKAAIGKAFKKDAKVINDTLTAMDNASLDQLQKELNAEGAYNLITPNGEFKLTADLVSVKKSEKTIHVEEIIPSVIEPSFGVGRILYCLLEHNFKMREGDEQRTYFSLPATVAPMKCAVLPLSGNAEFQPFVRELSQELISADVSHKVDDSSGSIGRRYARTDELGVPYAITVDFDTTKEPHTVTLRERDSMSQVRLPLADVPNVVRDLSNSKISWAHVEGKYPKFEQQETKGAAA; this is encoded by the coding sequence ATGAGAAACCTTTCCTCCCTATTTCATAAGTGTAGTGTACTTAGTAAACTTTTGCCAGTTGTCGTAACACCGCGCCGCCTGCCGCATCAGCTGCAGCAGTGGGGCAGCAATAAGATCCACAGGAAGATCAAAATACCCAATCCTCTTCGTGAAATAATCATGGCTGACCCCAAGATCGAGGAGATCCTGGCGCCGCTCCGCGCGAGCGTGAAAGAGCAGGGAGATTTAGTGCGTAAACTGAAAGAAGAGAAGGCTCCCGAAATCGACGTGAAGAAAGCCGTCGCTGAGCTCAAAGCGAGAAAGAAAGTTTTGGAAGACAAGGAACTGGCGCTGGCGCCTACTGAAGAGTCTTTCGATCGCGCCAAGATGGAAGATCTCATCAAGAGGAGATTCTTTTACGACCAATCTTTCGCTATCTACGGAGGTATCACTGGCCAGTTCGACTTCGGGCCGATGGGTTGCGCGCTGAAAAGCAACATGATCCAGCTGTGGAGGAAGTACTTCATTCTCCATGAGCAAATGTTGGAAGTGGACTGTTCTATTCTCACACCAGAGCCTGTACTGAAGGCTTCGGGGCATGTGGAGAGATTTGCTGACCTGATGACTAAAGATGTGAAATCTGGAGAATGCTTCCGCTTGGACCACTTGATCAAGGCGCATTTAGAGAAGATCAAGAGTGAGAAGAATACGAAACCTGAGCTCAAAGCAGAGATTGAAGATATCCTTGTGAAGCTCGATGGCATGACTGCTGATGAGATGGCTGCACTGATGAAGAGGTTTGAAATGAAGTCTCCAATCAGCGGGAATGAGTTGACACCACCAATTGAATTCAATCTCATGTTTAATACTCAGATTGGCCCATCAGGCCTTATCAAGGGCTTCCTCAGGCCAGAAACTGCCCAAGGCATCTTTGTTAATTTCAAGCGCCTCCTAGAATTCAACCAGGGTCGCCTACCGTTTGCTGCAGCACAGATTGGGAACTCGTTCAGAAATGAGATCTCTCCCCGCTCTGGCCTGCTCAGAGTGAGAGAATTCACCATGTGTGAGATTGAGCACTTCTGTGACTCCAAAGACCATCCCAAGTTTGAGGCAGTCAAGGACACTAAGATGCTGTTGTATTCTGCTGACAACCAGGAGCAGGGGCGGCCAGCTGAAATTGTTACTATCGGAGAAGCTGTGGCCAGAGGCATGGTTAACAATGAGACCCTCGGTTACTTCATGGCCAGAATTCATTTGTACCTGTTAGCAGTAGGCATTGATGCTAACAAGCTTAGGTTTAGACAGCACATGGGCAATGAGATGGCTCACTATGCCTGTGACTGCTGGGATGCTGAATGCCTGTCTAGTTATGGCTGGATTGAGTGCGTTGGCTGTGCTGATAGATCTGCCTATGACTTGACACAACACACTAAAGCTACCGGCGTCAGATTAGCTGCCGAAAAGAAACTGCCAGCTCCTAAACAAATAGTGGTAGTAGAAGCAGTCGCTAACAAAGCTGCTATTGGCAAAGCTTTCAAGAAAGATGCTAAAGTAATCAATGACACCCTGACAGCCATGGATAATGCCTCTTTGGACCAACTACAGAAGGAACTGAATGCAGAAGGAGCATACAATCTCATTACCCCAAATGGCGAATTCAAGCTTACTGCCGATCTCGTCAGCGTCAAGAAGTCAGAAAAGACAATTCATGTAGAAGAGATCATACCCAGCGTGATTGAGCCATCCTTTGGCGTTGGAAGGATTTTATATTGCCTGTTGGAGCACAATTTCAAGATGCGCGAAGGTGATGAACAGAGAACGTACTTCTCGCTGCCCGCAACCGTCGCTCCCATGAAGTGTGCAGTGCTGCCTCTGAGCGGCAACGCCGAGTTCCAACCGTTTGTTCGCGAGCTCTCTCAGGAGTTAATATCTGCAGATGTGTCCCACAAAGTGGACGATTCCTCCGGCTCGATCGGTCGCCGCTACGCGCGCACAGATGAGCTCGGCGTGCCATACGCCATTACCGTCGACTTTGACACGACGAAGGAGCCTCACACTGTGACCTTGAGAGAGCGGGACAGCATGTCACAGGTCCGACTCCCTCTAGCCGACGTCCCGAACGTCGTCCGCGACCTGTCTAACAGCAAGATCTCCTGGGCCCATGTTGAGGGGAAATACCCTAAATTTGAGCAGCAAGAGACCAAGGGAGCGGCCGCGTAG